In Notamacropus eugenii isolate mMacEug1 chromosome 1, mMacEug1.pri_v2, whole genome shotgun sequence, one genomic interval encodes:
- the URM1 gene encoding ubiquitin-related modifier 1 isoform X1 produces the protein MAAPVSVQVEFGGGAELLFDGVKKHQVTLPSQEEPWDIRNLLIWIRKNLLKERPELFIQGDSVRPGILVLINDADWELQGELDYQLQDQDNILFISTLHGG, from the exons ATGGCGGCCCCCGTGTCAGTGCAGGTGGAGTTCGG AGGTGGGGCAGAGCTCTTATTTGATGGTGTAAAGAAGCACCAGGTCACCTTACCCAGTCAAGAGGAGCCCT gGGATATCCGAAACCTTCTCATCTGGATAAGGAAGAACCTACTGAAGGAGCGACCAGAATTATTCATCCAGGGAGATAGCGT ACGGCCAGGGATTCTGGTCCTAATCAATGATGCTGACTGGGAGCTGCAG ggTGAATTGGACTACCAATTACAGGACCAGGACAACATCCTCTTCATCTCCACACTACATGGTGGTTAG
- the URM1 gene encoding ubiquitin-related modifier 1 isoform X2: MAAPVSVQVEFGGGAELLFDGVKKHQVTLPSQEEPWDIRNLLIWIRKNLLKERPELFIQGDSVSFSSPCASPWCSSARMVW; the protein is encoded by the exons ATGGCGGCCCCCGTGTCAGTGCAGGTGGAGTTCGG AGGTGGGGCAGAGCTCTTATTTGATGGTGTAAAGAAGCACCAGGTCACCTTACCCAGTCAAGAGGAGCCCT gGGATATCCGAAACCTTCTCATCTGGATAAGGAAGAACCTACTGAAGGAGCGACCAGAATTATTCATCCAGGGAGATAGCGT aAGCTTCTCGAGTCCATGTGCCAGCCCATGGTGTTCTTCGGCAAGGATGGTCTGGTGA